A window of the Cystobacter fuscus genome harbors these coding sequences:
- a CDS encoding carbon starvation CstA family protein: MGHVVSKLGWAVLACVGAACLGVVALHRGETINATWLVVAAVCVYLVGYRFYGRFIARTALRLDPTRATPAQLRNDGLDYVPTDKWVLFGHHFAAIAGAGPLVGPVLAAQMGYLPGTMWILFGVVLAGAVQDFIVLFLSTRRDGKSLGDIVRLEMGPAAGVVAMVGVLMIMMIILAVLALVVVKALASSPWGTFTVAMTIPIALLMGIYLRTLRPGRVLEVSVIGFVLLMLSIWLGGRVADSPSLAPLFTYDGKALAWMLIAYGFCAAVLPVWLLLAPRDYLSTFLKIGTVLVLALGIVLAAPDLRMPAITRFVDGTGPVFSGGLFPFLFITIACGAVSGWHSLIASGTTPKMLANESESLLVGYGAMLMESFVAIMALIAATVLDPGVYFAMNSPPAVIGTTVEQAARVVGQWGFVITPELLAQTAKDIGESSILSRAGGAPTLAVGMAQILHGLVGGEGMMAFWYHYAILFEALFILTTVDAGTRVGRFMIQELAGLVYAPLRKTDSWGANLAATAVCVGGWGYFLYQGVVDPLGGINTLWPLFGIANQMLAAIALTLSCVVLVKMKRERYAWIPGLPTVWLVCCTLTAGWQKVFSSDVRVSFLAHARAFSAAAEQGKVLAPAKTVADMQQVITNDYVDASLTVLFMMVVVVIVGFGVRAILAARRSAEPTARETAPATLPVVGS; this comes from the coding sequence ATGGGTCATGTCGTGAGCAAGCTGGGCTGGGCCGTACTCGCCTGTGTGGGAGCGGCTTGTCTGGGAGTGGTGGCGTTGCACCGGGGAGAAACCATCAACGCCACCTGGTTGGTGGTGGCCGCGGTCTGCGTCTATCTCGTCGGCTATCGCTTCTATGGGCGCTTCATCGCGCGTACGGCGCTGCGGTTGGACCCCACCCGGGCCACTCCCGCCCAGCTGCGCAACGATGGCCTGGACTATGTGCCCACGGACAAGTGGGTGCTGTTCGGCCACCACTTCGCCGCCATCGCCGGAGCGGGGCCGCTGGTGGGGCCGGTGCTCGCCGCGCAGATGGGCTACCTGCCCGGGACGATGTGGATCCTCTTCGGCGTGGTGCTGGCCGGCGCGGTGCAGGACTTCATCGTCCTCTTCCTGTCCACGCGCCGCGACGGCAAGTCCCTGGGCGACATCGTGCGCCTGGAGATGGGGCCCGCCGCGGGCGTGGTGGCCATGGTGGGCGTGTTGATGATCATGATGATCATCCTCGCGGTGCTGGCGCTCGTCGTCGTCAAGGCGCTCGCGTCGAGCCCCTGGGGCACCTTCACCGTGGCGATGACCATCCCCATCGCCCTGCTCATGGGCATCTACCTGCGCACCCTGCGCCCGGGCCGCGTGCTGGAGGTCTCCGTCATCGGCTTCGTGCTGCTGATGCTGTCCATCTGGCTGGGTGGCCGGGTCGCCGACTCACCCTCGCTCGCACCGCTGTTCACCTATGACGGCAAGGCCCTGGCGTGGATGCTCATCGCCTATGGCTTCTGCGCCGCGGTGCTGCCGGTGTGGCTGCTGCTGGCTCCGCGCGACTACCTGTCCACCTTCCTGAAGATCGGCACCGTGCTGGTGCTGGCGCTGGGCATCGTGCTGGCCGCGCCGGATCTGCGGATGCCGGCGATCACCCGCTTCGTGGATGGCACGGGGCCGGTGTTCTCCGGCGGCCTGTTCCCCTTCCTGTTCATCACCATCGCTTGTGGCGCGGTGTCGGGGTGGCACTCGCTCATCGCCTCGGGCACCACGCCCAAGATGCTGGCCAACGAGAGCGAGTCGCTCCTGGTGGGCTACGGCGCCATGCTCATGGAGTCCTTCGTCGCCATCATGGCGCTCATCGCCGCCACGGTGCTGGATCCGGGCGTGTACTTCGCCATGAACTCGCCGCCCGCGGTGATAGGCACCACGGTCGAGCAGGCGGCGCGGGTGGTGGGGCAGTGGGGGTTCGTCATCACCCCCGAGCTGCTCGCCCAGACGGCGAAGGACATCGGCGAGTCCTCCATCCTGTCGCGTGCCGGCGGCGCGCCCACGCTCGCGGTGGGCATGGCGCAGATCCTCCATGGCCTGGTGGGCGGGGAGGGGATGATGGCCTTCTGGTACCACTACGCCATCCTGTTCGAGGCGCTCTTCATCCTCACCACGGTGGACGCGGGCACGCGCGTGGGCCGCTTCATGATCCAGGAGCTGGCGGGGCTCGTCTACGCGCCCCTGCGAAAGACGGACTCCTGGGGCGCCAACCTGGCCGCCACGGCGGTGTGCGTGGGTGGCTGGGGCTACTTCCTCTACCAGGGCGTGGTGGATCCGCTCGGCGGCATCAACACGCTCTGGCCCCTGTTCGGCATCGCCAACCAGATGCTGGCGGCCATCGCGCTGACGCTCTCGTGCGTGGTGCTCGTGAAGATGAAGCGCGAGCGCTACGCGTGGATCCCCGGGCTGCCCACCGTGTGGCTGGTGTGCTGCACGCTGACGGCTGGCTGGCAGAAGGTGTTCAGCTCGGACGTGCGGGTGAGCTTCCTCGCCCACGCGCGCGCGTTCTCGGCCGCCGCCGAGCAGGGCAAGGTGCTGGCTCCGGCGAAGACCGTGGCGGACATGCAGCAGGTCATCACCAATGACTACGTGGACGCCTCCCTGACCGTGCTGTTCATGATGGTGGTGGTGGTGATCGTCGGCTTCGGCGTGCGCGCCATTCTGGCCGCCCGGCGCTCGGCGGAACCCACGGCGCGCGAGACGGCTCCCGCGACCCTGCCGGTGGTGGGCTCCTGA
- a CDS encoding right-handed parallel beta-helix repeat-containing protein translates to MSTKGRDDAAGTREAPLRTIGRAAERARPGEVIQVLSGVYPEELILGSRGSGAAAITVRGEGSPLPTVAPGNTQRSTVIRVQGRWNLENLRVDVGGKPMFAIIFESGAGGSTLSGSELRSGTLSAGVLVDGPRGLTLQNNTIHHFIKPGADSHGVVVVGPSRDVVIRDNDIHHNSGDSVQCQAGTAPATGLVIEDNTLHDEGENGVDIKQCDGVIVRGNVISSLPNTAIRAAGSSAGEAVVVHLSARNVTVADNTITNAGRGISILEDAAPPAHIRVEGNHLRNLRDNPQGNGFGIRVEGGRDVVVVGNTVESSANYALMLAADGKRVTGLEVRDNTLRGGANAPLLRLGGEGFRPDLVLQGNFYSLGGILKADGVLELLEGPLSPFRADFPGERLTLSDPDKLQVWRQVMGVDSGTALIE, encoded by the coding sequence GTGAGCACGAAGGGACGGGATGACGCGGCGGGGACGCGCGAGGCGCCATTGCGTACCATTGGCCGGGCCGCGGAGCGTGCTCGCCCGGGCGAGGTCATCCAGGTGCTCTCCGGCGTGTACCCCGAGGAACTCATCCTCGGCTCGCGGGGCTCGGGCGCTGCGGCCATCACCGTGCGTGGCGAGGGCTCGCCCCTGCCCACCGTCGCTCCAGGCAATACGCAGCGCAGCACGGTCATCCGCGTGCAGGGGCGCTGGAACCTGGAGAACCTGCGGGTGGATGTCGGGGGCAAGCCGATGTTCGCCATCATCTTCGAGAGCGGGGCTGGCGGCTCCACCCTGTCCGGGAGCGAGCTGCGCAGCGGCACCTTGAGCGCGGGGGTGCTCGTGGATGGTCCGCGAGGCCTCACGCTCCAGAACAACACCATCCATCACTTCATCAAGCCCGGGGCGGACTCCCACGGCGTGGTGGTGGTGGGCCCCTCGCGCGACGTCGTCATCCGGGACAACGACATCCACCACAACTCGGGGGACTCCGTCCAATGCCAGGCGGGGACGGCTCCCGCCACCGGCCTCGTCATCGAGGACAACACGCTGCACGACGAGGGGGAGAATGGCGTGGACATCAAGCAGTGCGACGGGGTCATCGTGCGCGGCAATGTCATCTCCAGCCTGCCCAACACGGCCATCCGCGCCGCGGGCTCCTCCGCGGGCGAGGCGGTGGTCGTCCACCTCTCGGCCCGCAACGTCACCGTCGCGGACAACACCATCACCAACGCGGGCCGGGGCATCTCCATCCTGGAGGACGCCGCGCCCCCCGCGCACATCCGGGTGGAGGGCAACCACCTGCGCAACCTCCGTGACAACCCCCAGGGCAACGGCTTTGGTATCCGGGTGGAGGGGGGCCGGGACGTGGTGGTGGTGGGCAACACGGTCGAGTCCTCGGCCAACTACGCCCTGATGCTGGCCGCGGACGGCAAGCGCGTCACGGGCCTCGAGGTGCGCGACAACACCCTGCGGGGCGGCGCGAACGCCCCCCTGCTGCGCCTGGGCGGGGAGGGCTTCCGTCCGGACCTGGTGCTCCAGGGCAACTTCTACTCCCTGGGCGGCATCCTGAAGGCCGATGGCGTGCTGGAGCTGCTCGAGGGGCCCCTGTCGCCCTTCCGGGCGGACTTTCCGGGCGAGCGGCTCACACTCTCCGACCCGGACAAGCTCCAGGTGTGGCGGCAGGTGATGGGGGTGGACTCGGGGACGGCGCTCATCGAGTGA
- a CDS encoding DUF1360 domain-containing protein: MGKALAETKLFAGYGNTEMPLGSYALLMGVYGSALASYFAWRGGRGRSAFPRMSLEDVALFGLATHKATRILARDFVTAPLRAPFVRFESTDRASEVTESSRGRGLRRAVGDLLSCPFCLGPWVAGALACLHAVRPRETRLVASIFALTTLSDFLQRSYEWVGQELKRTRERAEALEVSEGSLSESEPTPTH, from the coding sequence ATGGGCAAGGCGCTGGCAGAGACGAAGCTCTTCGCGGGTTACGGCAACACGGAGATGCCACTCGGCTCCTATGCGTTGCTCATGGGCGTCTACGGCTCCGCGCTGGCGAGCTACTTCGCGTGGAGGGGAGGGCGGGGCCGGAGCGCGTTTCCGCGGATGAGCCTGGAGGACGTGGCGCTGTTCGGTCTGGCCACCCACAAGGCCACGCGCATCCTCGCCAGGGACTTCGTGACCGCGCCCCTCCGGGCGCCCTTCGTCCGCTTCGAGAGCACGGACCGTGCGAGCGAGGTGACGGAATCCTCGCGGGGGCGGGGCCTGCGCCGGGCGGTGGGGGATCTGCTCTCGTGTCCCTTCTGTCTCGGGCCGTGGGTCGCGGGAGCGCTGGCCTGCCTGCATGCCGTGCGGCCGAGGGAGACCCGCCTCGTCGCCTCCATCTTCGCCCTCACCACGCTCTCCGACTTCCTCCAGCGCTCCTATGAATGGGTGGGGCAGGAGTTGAAGCGCACCCGCGAGCGCGCCGAGGCGCTCGAGGTCTCCGAGGGCTCCCTGAGCGAGTCGGAGCCCACTCCAACCCACTGA
- a CDS encoding PepSY-associated TM helix domain-containing protein: MKLAPRTFRIQWDLHAWAGVIASLFLFVIFFCGVFSLFREDIEVWQEPAFQSAPPGESPPSFDALLERVREHVPLPRGANLGLLTHEETRLVTAYVFEPTGTRVLWLDPLTGEVLPERSRLASELYWMHFFYRLPWGQEFSGLVAVALLVTLVSGLVIHLKDLRQQWWRFRPEVKPRFSSSDAHKVLGVFGLPFTAMMGWTGAVLCLAGLMGQGLAAGVFRGDPARVNQLRGYAQPVREEAHREAAMRPLDELVARARASVPGAEGTPRYVDLHFHGDAKAWVSVFFQLAPLGADHYAFVDSVSGETFGTSIDSRTPSFSFERVLFDLHYAHYGGLLLKGLYALLALALCAVLVTGNLIWLERRDEPRAHRGNRLLERLTVGVSGGLVLAAAVYFASNRALPDALARRADWEFGLFLGAWALATALTLLPRDPPLRAGVWLCTGAAALYAGVAASDVVFQEAHLFTALARGLPSVFLTEVLLCLLALGCGALARGLARTTTYSRR; the protein is encoded by the coding sequence GTGAAACTCGCCCCCCGTACCTTCCGCATCCAGTGGGATCTGCACGCGTGGGCCGGAGTCATCGCGAGCCTCTTCCTGTTCGTCATCTTCTTCTGCGGCGTCTTCTCGTTGTTCCGCGAGGACATCGAGGTCTGGCAGGAGCCCGCGTTCCAGAGCGCGCCGCCCGGCGAGTCCCCTCCGTCCTTCGACGCGCTGCTCGAGCGCGTGAGGGAGCACGTCCCGCTGCCACGCGGCGCGAACCTGGGGCTGCTGACACACGAGGAGACGCGGCTCGTCACCGCCTACGTGTTCGAGCCCACGGGGACACGGGTGCTCTGGCTGGATCCCCTCACGGGCGAGGTGCTGCCCGAGCGCAGCCGGTTGGCGAGCGAGCTGTACTGGATGCACTTCTTCTACCGCCTTCCCTGGGGCCAGGAGTTCTCCGGGCTGGTGGCGGTCGCGCTGCTCGTCACACTCGTGAGCGGGCTCGTCATCCACCTCAAGGATCTTCGCCAGCAGTGGTGGCGGTTCCGGCCAGAGGTGAAGCCGCGCTTCTCCTCCTCGGACGCGCACAAGGTGCTCGGAGTGTTCGGGCTGCCCTTCACCGCGATGATGGGCTGGACGGGGGCGGTGCTGTGCCTGGCGGGCCTCATGGGCCAGGGGCTCGCGGCCGGCGTGTTCCGGGGAGACCCGGCCCGGGTGAATCAGCTCCGGGGCTATGCCCAGCCGGTGCGCGAGGAGGCCCACCGCGAGGCGGCCATGCGGCCCCTGGATGAGCTCGTCGCCCGCGCCCGCGCCTCCGTGCCCGGAGCGGAAGGCACGCCGCGCTACGTCGACCTGCACTTCCACGGCGATGCGAAGGCCTGGGTGAGCGTCTTCTTCCAGCTCGCGCCGCTCGGCGCGGACCACTATGCCTTCGTCGACTCGGTGAGCGGAGAGACGTTCGGCACGAGCATCGACTCCCGGACCCCCTCGTTCAGCTTCGAGCGCGTCCTCTTCGATCTGCACTACGCCCACTATGGGGGCCTCTTGCTCAAGGGCCTCTACGCCCTGCTCGCGCTCGCGCTGTGCGCGGTGCTCGTCACGGGCAACCTCATCTGGTTGGAGCGCCGGGACGAGCCGCGTGCCCACCGGGGCAACCGCCTGCTGGAGAGGCTGACCGTGGGCGTGTCCGGAGGACTCGTCCTCGCCGCCGCGGTCTACTTCGCGAGCAACCGCGCGCTGCCGGATGCACTGGCGCGACGGGCCGATTGGGAGTTCGGCCTGTTCCTCGGGGCCTGGGCGCTCGCGACCGCGCTCACCCTGCTTCCCCGGGACCCGCCCCTCCGGGCGGGAGTGTGGCTGTGCACGGGGGCGGCGGCGCTCTACGCGGGCGTCGCCGCCTCGGACGTGGTGTTCCAGGAGGCCCACCTGTTCACCGCGCTCGCGCGGGGACTGCCGTCGGTGTTCCTCACCGAGGTGCTGCTGTGCCTGCTCGCCCTCGGCTGTGGAGCCCTCGCCCGGGGGCTCGCGCGAACTACCACGTATAGCCGACGTTGA
- a CDS encoding TonB-dependent siderophore receptor: protein MVSPIRSRRAWAGLSFAFATAAAAQEQGGEALTLDTVKVEGERERATEPVVGYTARRSASGTKTDTSLLETPQSISVVGREQMEAQQAQSIVEATRYTPGVRSETFGGDSRNDWFLVRGFTAQESGYYLDGLQLPAGSFATWRLEPFGMERIEAVRGPSSVLFGGTNPGGLLNLVSKKPPTEAVRHVELGINEYVNGYGAVDLGGPIGQGGQWFYRVTALARGGNTQVRYTDNNRLFLAPSLTWKPTERTSLTLHGSYLLDRTRGQNFLPYVGTVVDAPYGRIPTDLFTSDPSLDRFKRDQGLVGYEFEHRFDDTWTVRQNLRYGHLAIDFKNLYGVGYAGPADEAQLARGNFVTTPTVGLLTVDTQAELRFSTGPVRHTVLVGLDYKHYALDDEQGYEAGAPLDLRNPTYATYAPTESRYAVNAIRQNQLGVYAQDQLRFLERLHLVLSGRHDWVGLRLDNALTPASSYDGGQRAFSGRAGLLYAFDSGFAPYVSYSRSFNPVAGTSAEGTLFEPERGTQLEAGVKFQPEGTRTSLGLSVFELRRENFLTTEGFVQRQIGEVRSRGLEFEANASLAQGLNLVGSASLYQLAITRGVELEQGKRPTGVPEFLSSLWLDYTLPDGVLKGLGAGAGVRYVGQSFVDRANTLAVPGYVLVDAGVHYEREHWRAAVNASNLLDATYVSSCSSESACFYGDRRRAMLNVGYTW, encoded by the coding sequence ATGGTTTCTCCAATTCGAAGCAGGCGTGCGTGGGCGGGTCTCTCCTTCGCGTTCGCGACGGCGGCGGCGGCGCAGGAGCAGGGGGGGGAGGCGCTCACCCTGGACACCGTGAAGGTGGAGGGCGAGCGGGAGCGCGCGACGGAGCCCGTCGTGGGCTACACCGCCCGGCGCAGCGCGAGCGGCACCAAGACGGACACGTCGCTGCTGGAGACGCCCCAGTCCATCTCCGTGGTGGGCCGGGAGCAGATGGAGGCCCAGCAGGCGCAGTCCATCGTCGAGGCCACGCGCTACACGCCCGGGGTGCGCTCGGAGACGTTCGGCGGCGACTCGCGCAACGACTGGTTCCTGGTGCGCGGCTTCACCGCCCAGGAGTCCGGCTACTACCTCGACGGGCTGCAACTGCCCGCCGGCTCCTTCGCCACCTGGCGCCTCGAGCCGTTCGGCATGGAGCGCATCGAGGCGGTGCGCGGCCCCTCGTCCGTCCTCTTCGGGGGCACCAATCCGGGAGGTCTGCTCAACCTCGTGAGCAAGAAGCCCCCCACGGAGGCGGTGCGGCACGTGGAGCTGGGCATCAACGAGTACGTCAACGGCTACGGCGCGGTCGACCTGGGCGGCCCCATCGGCCAGGGCGGACAGTGGTTCTACCGGGTGACGGCGCTCGCCCGGGGTGGCAACACCCAGGTGCGCTACACCGACAACAACCGGCTCTTCCTCGCGCCCAGCCTCACCTGGAAGCCCACCGAGCGCACCTCGCTCACCCTCCACGGCAGCTACCTGCTCGACCGTACCCGCGGGCAGAACTTCCTGCCCTACGTGGGCACCGTCGTGGACGCGCCGTATGGGCGCATTCCCACGGACCTCTTCACGAGCGATCCCAGCCTGGATCGCTTCAAGCGCGACCAGGGCCTGGTGGGCTACGAGTTCGAGCACCGCTTCGATGACACGTGGACGGTGCGGCAGAACCTGCGCTACGGCCACCTCGCCATCGACTTCAAGAACCTCTACGGCGTGGGCTATGCCGGCCCGGCCGACGAGGCCCAGCTCGCCCGCGGCAACTTCGTGACGACGCCCACGGTCGGGCTGCTCACCGTCGACACCCAGGCCGAGCTGCGTTTCTCCACCGGCCCCGTGCGCCACACCGTCCTCGTGGGGCTCGACTACAAGCACTACGCGCTCGATGACGAGCAGGGCTACGAGGCCGGCGCGCCCCTGGATCTGCGCAACCCCACCTACGCCACCTATGCGCCCACCGAGTCGCGCTACGCCGTCAACGCCATCCGCCAGAACCAGCTCGGCGTGTACGCGCAGGATCAGCTCCGGTTCCTCGAGCGCCTGCACCTGGTGCTGAGCGGACGTCATGACTGGGTGGGCCTGCGCCTGGACAACGCGCTCACGCCGGCGTCGAGCTATGACGGCGGCCAGCGGGCCTTCAGTGGCCGCGCGGGCCTGCTGTATGCCTTCGACAGCGGCTTCGCGCCGTACGTGAGCTACTCCCGCTCCTTCAATCCAGTGGCGGGCACCTCCGCCGAGGGGACGCTCTTCGAGCCCGAGCGGGGCACGCAGCTCGAGGCGGGCGTCAAGTTCCAGCCGGAGGGCACGCGGACTTCGCTGGGACTGTCCGTCTTCGAGCTGCGGCGCGAGAACTTCCTGACGACGGAGGGCTTCGTGCAGCGTCAGATTGGCGAGGTGCGCTCCCGGGGCCTGGAGTTCGAGGCGAACGCGAGCCTGGCCCAGGGGCTGAACCTCGTGGGCTCGGCGTCGCTCTACCAGCTCGCCATCACCCGGGGCGTGGAGCTCGAGCAGGGCAAGCGGCCCACGGGCGTGCCGGAGTTCCTCTCGTCGCTCTGGCTCGACTACACCCTGCCGGACGGCGTCCTGAAGGGCCTGGGCGCCGGGGCGGGCGTGCGCTACGTCGGCCAATCCTTCGTCGATCGCGCCAATACGTTGGCGGTGCCGGGCTACGTGCTCGTGGACGCGGGCGTGCACTACGAGCGCGAGCACTGGCGGGCGGCCGTCAACGCCTCGAACCTGCTGGATGCCACGTATGTGTCGTCCTGCAGCTCGGAGTCGGCCTGCTTCTACGGCGACCGGCGCCGCGCCATGCTCAACGTCGGCTATACGTGGTAG
- a CDS encoding fatty acid desaturase family protein, translating to MTTAVAYRTEAPPPAVFPDIDEEAFARDLQALRVELESSIGPEDRAHFRKIQRWGRVCSLLGYATSWVMPNPLSALLIAQGNTARWTMMAHHVTHRGYDRVPGMPEHSTGKRFATGWRRFIDWPDWIHPEAWRHEHNTLHHGRTGETADPDLVEENTQWLRRSSMPLWAKYAIVAFFACTWKVTYYAPNTFFEWRRAERRRAGGAEEFGTPPLVTAFNPLTPQGRDFWSTCLLPYAALRFVLLPALFAPLGAWAVFSVFANSVLAELLTNIQSFMLIAPNHAGDDLYRFQGRSDSHATFAVRQVVGSANYATGSDGIDFLQGFLNYQIEHHLWPTLPMRKYQQAQPRVKALCEKHGVPYVQESIWRRVGKLVDIMVGRTSMRSLPTLGGR from the coding sequence ATGACCACGGCCGTCGCCTACCGCACGGAAGCGCCCCCTCCGGCAGTCTTCCCGGACATCGATGAGGAAGCCTTCGCCCGCGACCTCCAAGCCCTGCGCGTGGAGCTGGAGTCCTCCATCGGTCCCGAGGACCGCGCGCACTTCCGGAAGATCCAACGCTGGGGCCGGGTGTGCTCGCTGCTCGGGTATGCGACGTCCTGGGTGATGCCCAACCCGCTCTCCGCGCTGCTCATCGCGCAGGGCAACACGGCACGCTGGACGATGATGGCCCACCACGTCACGCACCGGGGCTATGACCGCGTGCCCGGCATGCCCGAGCACTCCACCGGAAAGCGCTTCGCCACCGGGTGGCGCCGCTTCATCGACTGGCCGGATTGGATCCACCCCGAGGCGTGGCGCCACGAGCACAACACCCTGCACCACGGGCGCACGGGCGAGACGGCGGACCCGGACCTGGTGGAGGAGAACACCCAGTGGCTGCGCCGCTCGTCCATGCCGCTGTGGGCGAAGTACGCGATCGTGGCATTCTTCGCCTGCACCTGGAAGGTGACGTACTACGCGCCCAACACCTTCTTCGAGTGGCGCCGGGCCGAGCGGCGCCGCGCGGGCGGGGCCGAGGAGTTCGGCACGCCCCCGCTGGTGACGGCCTTCAACCCGCTCACCCCCCAGGGCCGGGACTTCTGGAGCACCTGCCTGCTGCCCTACGCGGCCCTGCGCTTCGTGCTCCTGCCCGCCCTGTTCGCGCCCCTGGGCGCCTGGGCGGTGTTCAGCGTCTTCGCCAACAGCGTCCTCGCCGAGCTGCTCACCAACATCCAGAGCTTCATGCTGATCGCGCCCAACCACGCGGGCGATGATCTCTACCGCTTCCAGGGGCGCTCCGACAGCCACGCGACCTTCGCGGTGCGGCAGGTGGTGGGCTCGGCCAACTACGCCACCGGGAGCGATGGGATCGACTTCCTCCAGGGCTTCCTCAACTACCAGATCGAGCACCACCTCTGGCCGACCCTGCCCATGCGCAAGTATCAGCAGGCCCAGCCCCGGGTGAAGGCCCTGTGCGAGAAGCACGGCGTGCCCTATGTGCAGGAGAGCATCTGGCGGCGCGTGGGCAAGCTCGTCGACATCATGGTGGGGCGCACCTCCATGCGCTCACTGCCCACCCTGGGCGGCCGGTAG
- a CDS encoding lactonase family protein, which yields MNPTNITRRDFVYLMGLGTTGVVLSSCTDGQPTPEPQPPAPTELWLYVGTYTSGGSEGIYLCRLDLATGALQKLAVTPNVAEPSYLALDPKGRYLYAVNELVEYEGKPSGAVSAFAINAQSRELTFINRQSSQGGAPCYLEVDATGAFVLVANYVGGNVAVLPILPDGGLGATVDVKQHQGTEAGQEPHAHQIRLDAANQYALAPDLGLDKIMIYRFDARQGKLTPGEPASFSTHAKAGPRHLAYHPNGNLAFGINELDSTLIAFSYDKERGVLTELQTVSTLPEGYTGTSYCADIHVSPDGRFLYGSNRGHDSIVVFAIDSAGRLTLVEHVTGGINWPRNFAIDPTGAYLLVANQKGNTVVTFRRDAETGRLSPVGQPLDIPAPTCLLVVPPSV from the coding sequence ATGAACCCGACCAACATCACACGCCGCGATTTCGTCTATCTCATGGGTCTGGGCACGACGGGAGTCGTCCTGTCCTCCTGCACAGACGGGCAACCGACGCCGGAGCCCCAGCCCCCCGCCCCCACCGAGCTGTGGCTCTACGTGGGCACGTACACCTCGGGGGGCAGCGAGGGCATCTACCTGTGCCGGTTGGATCTGGCCACCGGTGCCCTCCAAAAGCTGGCGGTCACCCCGAACGTGGCCGAGCCTTCCTATCTGGCCCTGGATCCAAAGGGACGCTACCTCTACGCCGTCAATGAATTGGTGGAGTACGAAGGCAAGCCCAGTGGTGCCGTGAGTGCCTTTGCCATCAACGCCCAGAGCCGGGAGCTGACCTTCATCAACCGGCAGTCCTCGCAGGGCGGCGCGCCCTGCTACCTGGAAGTGGATGCGACGGGCGCCTTCGTGCTGGTGGCCAATTACGTCGGCGGCAACGTCGCCGTCCTTCCCATCCTGCCGGACGGTGGACTGGGCGCCACCGTCGACGTGAAGCAACACCAGGGAACGGAAGCCGGACAGGAGCCCCACGCCCATCAGATCCGGCTGGACGCGGCCAACCAGTACGCCCTGGCCCCGGACCTCGGGCTGGACAAGATCATGATCTACCGGTTCGACGCGCGGCAGGGAAAGCTCACGCCCGGCGAGCCCGCCTCGTTCTCCACCCACGCCAAGGCGGGACCGCGCCACCTGGCCTACCACCCCAATGGCAACCTCGCCTTCGGCATCAACGAGCTGGACTCGACGCTCATCGCCTTCTCCTATGACAAGGAGCGCGGCGTGCTGACGGAACTCCAGACGGTCTCCACCCTGCCCGAGGGCTACACCGGGACCAGCTACTGCGCGGACATCCACGTCAGCCCCGACGGCCGATTCCTCTATGGATCCAACCGCGGCCACGACAGCATCGTCGTGTTTGCCATTGATTCCGCGGGAAGGTTGACCCTCGTGGAGCATGTGACGGGCGGCATCAACTGGCCGCGCAACTTCGCCATCGATCCGACGGGCGCATACCTGCTGGTGGCCAACCAGAAGGGCAACACCGTCGTCACCTTCCGGCGCGACGCGGAGACCGGACGGCTCTCGCCCGTGGGCCAGCCCCTGGACATCCCCGCCCCCACGTGCCTGCTCGTGGTTCCTCCCTCCGTCTGA
- a CDS encoding pentapeptide repeat-containing protein, translating to MDWLGNVVFNDREIENERLELTDTKANYILGPNLTLRNCTLVLKVSARRLSLKQPRFIDCTFEVKQELKNYQSWVAASLKGCQFKGRLTGCDFGLWPEYMSLPWYQHGSIEDCDFTEARLDGCRIMGCDPAIIRFPKWPCFTILDPIGRASELRGLTWPGPLGELIRDMLPKHPPRTRALTYYAPSAAKLVETTPEEIRAVIEKFDGILY from the coding sequence ATGGATTGGCTTGGTAATGTCGTCTTCAACGACCGGGAAATCGAAAACGAGCGGTTGGAGCTGACGGACACGAAGGCGAACTACATCCTCGGCCCCAACCTGACGCTGAGGAACTGCACTCTCGTGCTGAAGGTGTCCGCTCGGCGCCTGAGCCTCAAGCAGCCCCGCTTCATCGACTGCACCTTCGAGGTGAAGCAGGAGTTGAAGAATTACCAGAGCTGGGTGGCCGCGTCCCTCAAGGGCTGCCAGTTCAAGGGGCGGCTGACAGGGTGTGATTTCGGCCTCTGGCCTGAATACATGAGCCTGCCGTGGTATCAGCATGGCTCCATCGAGGACTGTGACTTCACCGAGGCCCGCCTGGATGGTTGCCGCATCATGGGCTGTGACCCTGCCATCATTCGTTTTCCCAAGTGGCCGTGTTTCACCATCCTGGACCCCATTGGCCGAGCCTCCGAACTCCGCGGCCTCACATGGCCAGGCCCCTTGGGTGAACTCATTCGGGATATGCTTCCCAAGCACCCACCCAGAACCAGGGCCTTGACCTACTACGCCCCATCGGCCGCCAAACTGGTCGAGACCACGCCCGAAGAGATCAGAGCTGTCATCGAGAAGTTTGACGGCATCCTCTACTGA